Genomic segment of Limnohabitans sp. INBF002:
ACTTTCACAAATCGCCACCCGCACCGGAGATGCGGGCACCACCGGCTTGGGCAACAACCAACGCGTCTCTAAAAACAGCCTGCGCGTTCATGCCATGGGCGAGGTGGACGAACTCAACTCAGACATCGGCGTTTTGCTGTGCGAAGACATGCCGCAAGACGTGCGCGATGTGTTGGTCGAGATTCAGCACCAGCTTTTTAACCTGGGTGGTGAGTTGTCGATTCCAGGGTTTGAGCTGCTCAAAGAAGAAGCGGTTCAAGCACTCGACCAGGCACTCGAAAAATACAACAGCCAGCTCCCGAAGCTCGAAGAATTCATCTTGCCTGCAGGCACACGCGGCGCAGCGCTTTCGCACGTCTGCCGCACGGTGGCACGCCGTGCCGAACGTGCGGTGGTGGCATTAGGCAACGAAGAAGCCATTGGCGATGCGCCGCGCCAATACCTCAACCGATTGAGCGACTTGATGTTTGTGATTGCCCGTGTCCTCAATCGCTTGAACGGTGGCGATGACGTGTACTGGAAAAGCGAGCGCATGCAGCGCAGCGAAGCTTGAGAAGGGCCACCTAAGCACACCAAAAACTATCTGACGCTTACCTAATACGCCAGTTGGCGTATGTACGAAACAGGGAAAACCCCAGACAATGAATTTTTCTGATTTTTCGCCGATGCGTTGAATTTGTTGTTTTTTTGGTTCTTGCATTCTTGCGTCTGCAATTACCGAACCTAGTTCTGGTGGTTTGCGATGGGTTTAATTTTCAGCCAACGCGTGGGGCGTTGGTGCTTTGTTACTTTTGCGCTTGGAATCGCCGGGTTTATATGGCAAGCGCACGCGCAAGGGGACAACGCCCGCGCGTCAGACAGCCAGCCCAAGTACGGTGTTAACAAACCTTTGGGTGATACCTACGCTGAGGTCAGAAGCGTTGCTGACGAACAAACGCGCATTGTCTTTTACCGCGCATCCGCCCGCGATGCCGCTGGCGTTATCTCGGTTTATTTGAATGGGCGTTACCACGCATCTTTACAAAAAGACGCATTCACGGTGGTTTGCTTCATTGGCAAAAAAACAGACGTTCGTACCCGTTATTTGCCCAACCATAGCGCTGACATACGTCCTGAACTCGACACCCACTTTGCTATCGCCATGAGTGGTGGTGAGTCTGTGTATTTGCGCATCACTGAGATTGCAGGCAACACAAGTCGCATCGATCCCGTCACCGCACAAGTTGCACTCAAGGATCTCACGGATGCGCAGCAACAAATGCATACGCTTAGCCGTGTTCCTAACGCGCAAACGTGTCGGGAAGCGGAAGAAACCCGTTTTGCTTTCGATCCCAACATCATCACCTTTGGTTCAGACGCTATTTTTGAACATAGGAAAACTGAAATTCATGCGATCAGCACACAAGGTCGGCAAGAGCTGAAGCAAATTGTCGAAAAAATCAATGTTAAGTACAAGACTTTCAAAGCCGTCAAAGTTCACGTGGTGGGCTTTGCCGACGATGAGGCGGATGACACCTTAAATCGCCGTATTTCTGAAGAACGCGCCAAAAGCGTTCGCGCATTTTTCAAAGCTCAAGGTTTGCGTTCAACCACTTTGACACACGAGGGTCGCGGGGCCGAGGAAAAACAAAAAGCGAAGCTTTTTGGTTTATCTCCCCGAAGAGTGGAAGTTGAAGTTGCTGTCGAGTTACGTTAACAAAACTTAATACTTTATTGATCTTTAAACTGCAAAAATAACGGAATTGTTAATCTAAATCCGTAACCACCAAGAAATATGAGGCAAAATGTAATCGTTTTCCCGTGGTTTGCAAATTTAAAAGAGTACTTATGAATCTGATTTCTACGCGCTTATTCAGCAGCCATTGTGCTGCAACCACTGTCGCCCTCTTTGTGTTTTTGGGGGCGTGCGCACCACTGGTGCACGCGCAGCGAACCCCACCTGCCAGCGTCTATGCTGACTTCGAACTCAGTGGCAGCGTGACAGAGCCTCAGGGTGAGGAATATGTTGCGCCGCAAAAACTCAATCCTAAGTTGGCCCGCATTACTTTTTATCGTCCGGCGCATGGTTTTGCTCCTGGTGCTGCGCACTTAGAAATTAATGGCCATTACCTGACATCCTTGCAGTTGGGTGGATATACCGAAGTCTGCGTGGACCCCGCCGAGCTGTTGCTCTCAGCCCGTATGGTTCAGACTGGCAGCGAGCTCAAAAATTTCCAAGATGCGACGGCCAAGTTCAAGTCACAAGCTGCGCAAAATTTTTATATACGCGTTTTTGAATACGGTGATGGTCGCGCCACACTCACGCCTGTCAAGGCAGACATTGCCCAATCTGAACTCAAAGACAACCCCGCACAACACCATCAAACTGAACCTGTCTAGTTTGCTACAAACAGACACCTTTGACGGCACCAACCATCGTCTCTACATCAAGGGCGATGCGGGCGATACGGTTTTGTTTTCAATCGCCGACGCATCAACACCAATCCAGCACGACGCCACCACGCGCACCGTCGACGGCAGCAGTTACTGGGTTTATCACATCCATAACGACGAGCTGCTCGTCCAAAGCACGATTGCCAACATCACCGTGACGGGCTGATGAACCACACCGTCTGTACGCCACGGGGCGTATAGACGGCACGCAGTGAAACCTCTACCCTGCAGGGTTAACCACTAGTCACAGATTTTTCGATTTGTGAGTATGTATTGATTTAAAAATACATCCTAATGATTTACAAGTTTTAATATTTAGAAGTGGAAATTCATAGAAACTAACAAATATGAAAACAAGAACTCAGCAAATCAAATGGACGTGCGTAGGTGCTGCTTTGCTCATTCTTGGTGGGCCTGTCAAAGCTCAGTCGTTCACCGAGGTGATTCAAAACGCATTGGCCATTTACCCAAGCATGTTGTCCGCCAGGGCCAAGACCGAGGCGCAGCGCTCAGACATTGACCGTGCCCGTGCCGCGCACATGCCTCAAATCAATTACGGCTACACACGCAGCAAGTATGCAAACTCAGATCTTCCAGCATCTCTGCATTCAAACATGCGTTCGCCTTCGGTGCGCTTTAACCTCTGGTCGGGTGGCCGCATAGAGGCAGACGCCGAGCGTGCCGAAGCCTTGAGTTACAGCAGCGAGTACCAAGAAGCGATCACGCGGGATGATGTGGCGTTGTTGGCGGCAGAGGCTTATATCAACTGGGCGCGTGCCATTGATATGTTTGAGTTGGCAGCTAAAAATTTCGAGTCCCATCGCATCACGCTCAGTGACATTCAAAAAATTGTGGATGTCGACACTGGTCGCCGCATCGATTTAGAGCAAGCGCAAGTGCGCATGGACAACGCCTCGTTGACCAAGCTACAACGTCAAACCGAGTTGCTACAAACGCGTCAACGCCTGGGGCGCTTTTGGCAAGGTCCGTTGCCAGTCAAACCAATA
This window contains:
- a CDS encoding cob(I)yrinic acid a,c-diamide adenosyltransferase — translated: MGNRLSQIATRTGDAGTTGLGNNQRVSKNSLRVHAMGEVDELNSDIGVLLCEDMPQDVRDVLVEIQHQLFNLGGELSIPGFELLKEEAVQALDQALEKYNSQLPKLEEFILPAGTRGAALSHVCRTVARRAERAVVALGNEEAIGDAPRQYLNRLSDLMFVIARVLNRLNGGDDVYWKSERMQRSEA
- a CDS encoding OmpA family protein, coding for MGLIFSQRVGRWCFVTFALGIAGFIWQAHAQGDNARASDSQPKYGVNKPLGDTYAEVRSVADEQTRIVFYRASARDAAGVISVYLNGRYHASLQKDAFTVVCFIGKKTDVRTRYLPNHSADIRPELDTHFAIAMSGGESVYLRITEIAGNTSRIDPVTAQVALKDLTDAQQQMHTLSRVPNAQTCREAEETRFAFDPNIITFGSDAIFEHRKTEIHAISTQGRQELKQIVEKINVKYKTFKAVKVHVVGFADDEADDTLNRRISEERAKSVRAFFKAQGLRSTTLTHEGRGAEEKQKAKLFGLSPRRVEVEVAVELR
- a CDS encoding TolC family protein gives rise to the protein MKTRTQQIKWTCVGAALLILGGPVKAQSFTEVIQNALAIYPSMLSARAKTEAQRSDIDRARAAHMPQINYGYTRSKYANSDLPASLHSNMRSPSVRFNLWSGGRIEADAERAEALSYSSEYQEAITRDDVALLAAEAYINWARAIDMFELAAKNFESHRITLSDIQKIVDVDTGRRIDLEQAQVRMDNASLTKLQRQTELLQTRQRLGRFWQGPLPVKPIGLNEALVPTGRLGQVPQTLELVMDAVSDDLPTIAQQKAQVQAAEAGVTLARGQYWPTVDLTATRQLNPVSNGLFATSYKEDTFTQVQVNMPLYSGGATSAGIRTATSQLTAAQNGLDEARLLAREKAGVAYQDWVNAQGRATQGESQARVGDKVVEGYRLQFRLARRQLLDLLNIQAEAFSYQSAATTAIYDEKITRARLLAAMGDLARRF